The Streptomyces tendae genome has a window encoding:
- a CDS encoding HAD domain-containing protein, which produces MTGSQERPLLFLDVDGPLIPFGSSARSSQVGAPAPVAAAGGNPLLGRLDPRVGTRLLALGCSLVWATTWMEEANEVVAPLVGLPRLPVLEWPDTGEAAPRGLHGKTRALVERAGGRPFIWVDDEIGPLDRQWVAAAHLGPALLHRVDPARGLAAADFGTLAAWLATVTR; this is translated from the coding sequence GTGACCGGCTCGCAGGAGCGCCCTCTCCTCTTCCTCGACGTCGACGGCCCCCTGATCCCCTTCGGGTCGTCGGCCCGGTCCTCACAGGTCGGCGCCCCCGCTCCGGTGGCGGCTGCCGGGGGCAACCCCTTGCTCGGCCGGCTCGACCCCCGCGTCGGCACGCGTCTTCTCGCCCTGGGCTGCTCGCTCGTCTGGGCCACGACCTGGATGGAGGAGGCGAACGAGGTCGTCGCCCCGCTGGTCGGTCTGCCCAGGCTGCCCGTCCTGGAGTGGCCGGACACCGGCGAGGCGGCCCCGCGCGGCCTGCACGGGAAGACCCGCGCCCTCGTCGAGCGGGCCGGCGGCCGGCCGTTCATCTGGGTCGACGACGAGATCGGCCCCCTGGACCGCCAGTGGGTCGCCGCCGCCCACCTCGGCCCCGCGCTGCTCCACCGGGTCGACCCGGCCAGGGGCCTCGCGGCCGCCGACTTCGGCACACTCGCCGCCTGGCTGGCCACCGTCACCCGGTGA